One Bacteroidota bacterium genomic window carries:
- the xth gene encoding exodeoxyribonuclease III: protein MKTIISYNVNGIRAAINKNFLEWLKNVNPDILCLQEIKANPDQFDSKAFESLGYNYYSYPAQKKGYSGVAILSKTKPDAINYGCGIAKYDDEGRVLRADFGKVSVMSVYHPSGSSGEERQAFKMQWLSDFKEYISVLKKEKPKLILCGDFNICNKAIDIHNPKSNANTSGFLPEERAWFDSFLETGFIDSFREFNKEPHNYSWWSYRANAREKNLGWRIDYNLISKELVSQLKGASILPDAKHSDHCPVVINIDF, encoded by the coding sequence ATGAAAACAATTATTTCCTACAATGTAAATGGCATACGAGCGGCTATCAACAAAAACTTTTTAGAATGGCTTAAAAATGTGAATCCGGATATTTTGTGTTTACAAGAAATAAAAGCAAATCCGGATCAATTTGATAGCAAAGCATTTGAAAGTCTGGGTTACAATTATTATTCTTACCCGGCGCAAAAAAAGGGTTATAGTGGTGTTGCAATATTATCGAAAACCAAGCCCGATGCAATTAATTATGGTTGTGGAATAGCAAAATACGACGATGAAGGACGAGTTCTACGTGCTGACTTTGGCAAGGTTTCGGTAATGAGTGTATACCATCCATCGGGCTCAAGTGGCGAAGAGCGACAAGCATTTAAAATGCAATGGTTGTCGGACTTCAAAGAATATATTTCTGTACTAAAAAAGGAAAAACCAAAGTTGATATTGTGTGGTGATTTTAATATCTGCAACAAGGCTATTGATATTCATAACCCTAAATCAAATGCAAACACTTCTGGATTTTTACCAGAAGAACGTGCCTGGTTTGATTCCTTTTTAGAAACCGGATTTATTGATTCGTTTCGTGAATTCAATAAGGAACCACATAACTATAGTTGGTGGAGTTATAGGGCAAATGCAAGAGAAAAAAATCTGGGTTGGCGTATTGATTATAATTTGATAAGTAAGGAACTAGTATCCCAGCTCAAGGGAGCTTCAATTTTGCCTGATGCTAAACATTCAGATCATTGTCCTGTTGTGATTAACATTGATTTTTAA
- a CDS encoding peptide ABC transporter substrate-binding protein — protein MKQLIVVLFALNFAVSGCHNEVKKQAVSKREAKGNVSFGGVFRVNMNENFSTLYPHHVDEIIAQQISSQVYEGLVKLSPKNLSVLPSIAYKWEIANNAQLFTFHLRKGVYFHDDACFEKGIGRKVTAADFKFCFEKLCSHNEEINSGFYIFQDKVKGANEYYASTEIGKPLTEGVTGIQVLNDSTLSIELLYPFAGFINLLTMPFAWVFPQEAVLKYGSELRSNCVGTGPFYLKDSKHDESLILARNENYWGTDSLGNQLPYLDIIKFTFNKEKTSEYLEFKKGNLDFVFGLPSEMRTEIIEESKQSDCTFNLFVTPILSISYYGFQTQGNLFKNKKLRQAFNYAIDREKLVKFVLQDEATPANYGIVPPSFPNYSSSSIKGYKFDPQKARTLLAEAGYPNGKGFPVDISLLLNSGGERNIEVAEAIQKMLADNLSISIKLNVLPFPQKLNLENNGQAQFWKSGWVADYPDPQTFLDIFYGKLVPDVTSPSPVNSGRYKSALFDSLYEAALKESDMQKRFKLFEKADQVAIDDAAYMPVYYDNASYLTKKNVANLQFNSLEYLDFSTVYFTKKDTSIIATKSVGNIHGKAAQD, from the coding sequence ATGAAGCAATTAATTGTAGTTTTATTCGCCTTGAATTTTGCAGTTTCGGGTTGTCATAATGAAGTAAAAAAACAAGCTGTTTCAAAAAGGGAAGCTAAGGGAAATGTTTCATTCGGAGGGGTCTTTCGAGTAAATATGAATGAGAATTTTTCCACCCTTTATCCTCATCATGTTGATGAAATTATAGCTCAACAAATTTCGAGTCAAGTGTATGAAGGTTTGGTAAAATTATCACCAAAAAATTTATCTGTATTACCTTCTATTGCTTATAAGTGGGAGATTGCTAACAATGCTCAATTATTTACTTTTCACTTACGTAAAGGAGTGTATTTTCATGACGATGCTTGTTTTGAAAAAGGCATTGGAAGAAAAGTAACAGCAGCCGATTTTAAATTTTGCTTTGAAAAATTATGTAGCCATAATGAAGAAATAAATTCAGGGTTTTATATTTTTCAAGATAAAGTTAAAGGAGCAAATGAATATTACGCTTCAACCGAGATTGGTAAGCCACTTACCGAAGGAGTTACCGGAATCCAGGTATTAAATGACAGCACTTTAAGTATTGAATTACTGTATCCTTTTGCTGGATTTATTAATTTATTAACTATGCCGTTTGCTTGGGTTTTTCCACAAGAAGCAGTATTAAAGTATGGTAGCGAACTGCGCAGCAATTGTGTTGGCACTGGACCTTTTTATTTAAAAGACAGCAAACATGATGAATCACTTATTTTGGCTCGAAACGAAAATTATTGGGGTACTGATAGTTTAGGAAATCAGTTACCCTATCTTGATATAATTAAGTTTACTTTTAATAAAGAGAAAACATCAGAATACCTTGAATTTAAAAAAGGGAATCTGGATTTTGTTTTTGGATTACCTTCTGAAATGCGCACAGAAATAATTGAGGAAAGTAAGCAAAGTGATTGTACATTTAATTTGTTTGTAACTCCTATTTTATCGATCAGTTATTATGGTTTTCAAACCCAGGGTAATTTATTTAAAAACAAAAAATTACGCCAGGCATTTAATTATGCAATTGATCGAGAAAAATTAGTAAAATTTGTATTACAGGATGAGGCAACACCAGCAAATTATGGAATAGTGCCACCTTCTTTTCCAAACTATTCGAGTAGTTCGATAAAGGGCTATAAATTTGACCCACAAAAGGCACGCACTTTATTAGCGGAGGCCGGATATCCTAATGGCAAAGGCTTTCCGGTTGATATATCGTTGTTGTTGAACAGTGGCGGTGAACGCAATATTGAGGTGGCTGAAGCGATACAAAAAATGTTGGCTGATAATTTATCCATATCAATCAAATTAAATGTATTGCCTTTTCCTCAAAAACTAAATTTAGAAAACAATGGACAGGCTCAATTTTGGAAATCAGGATGGGTTGCCGATTATCCAGATCCTCAAACATTTTTGGATATTTTTTATGGCAAACTTGTTCCGGACGTAACCTCGCCATCACCTGTGAATTCAGGACGTTATAAGAGTGCTTTGTTTGATTCATTATATGAAGCAGCCCTAAAGGAATCGGACATGCAAAAGCGTTTTAAATTATTTGAAAAAGCCGACCAAGTAGCTATAGACGATGCAGCTTATATGCCGGTTTATTACGACAATGCCAGTTACTTGACAAAAAAAAATGTAGCCAATTTGCAGTTTAATTCATTAGAGTATTTGGATTTTTCTACAGTATATTTTACAAAAAAAGATACTTCTATTATAGCTACAAAATCGGTCGGCAACATTCACGGAAAAGCTGCACAGGATTAA
- a CDS encoding OmpA family protein, with the protein MNQKNNLLITLLVTSLLYLSACVPSRQYEELQGRQKNCADENLNLKSQNQDISTKLTECDASLQEAKKHILQLVADSMRQSNSMNMLTKNYDKLNETNELLLNKNRDLLSGNIAENKKLVGDLHLTQEELQRKQDALKILEEELNSKKKKLDGLTAELTSSRAELQKREEKVNELQTILARKDSVVSALKKKVSDALLGFENNGLTVQQKNGKVYVSLEERLLFASGSIVVDPKGADAIKKLAKVLEQNADINVLIEGHTDNVPYNSAGGAIKDNWDLSVLRATSIVKIIVSNSKMDPTRLAASGRAEYFPIDSSNTAEARKKNRRTEIILTPKLDEILKVLETN; encoded by the coding sequence ATGAACCAAAAAAATAACCTACTAATTACTTTATTAGTGACTTCATTACTTTACTTAAGTGCTTGTGTTCCCTCAAGGCAATATGAGGAATTACAAGGAAGGCAGAAAAATTGTGCCGATGAAAATTTGAATTTGAAAAGTCAAAATCAGGACATTTCAACCAAATTAACTGAATGCGACGCTTCTTTGCAGGAAGCTAAGAAACACATACTTCAGTTGGTTGCTGATAGTATGCGTCAATCAAATTCGATGAATATGCTTACCAAGAACTATGATAAGTTAAACGAAACGAATGAATTGTTGTTAAACAAAAACAGGGATTTATTGTCGGGTAACATCGCTGAAAATAAAAAATTGGTTGGAGACTTGCATCTTACTCAGGAAGAATTGCAAAGAAAACAGGACGCATTAAAAATATTGGAAGAAGAATTAAATTCAAAGAAAAAAAAACTGGATGGATTAACTGCAGAATTAACCTCTTCGCGCGCTGAACTACAAAAAAGAGAGGAAAAAGTAAACGAATTACAAACAATTTTGGCTCGAAAAGACAGCGTTGTTTCAGCTTTAAAGAAAAAGGTTTCTGATGCCTTGTTGGGTTTTGAAAATAATGGATTAACGGTACAACAAAAAAATGGGAAAGTTTACGTTTCATTAGAAGAACGGTTGCTTTTTGCATCCGGTAGTATTGTAGTTGACCCTAAAGGTGCAGACGCCATAAAAAAACTAGCAAAGGTATTGGAGCAAAACGCAGACATTAATGTATTGATTGAAGGACATACTGATAATGTACCATATAACAGTGCAGGCGGCGCAATTAAAGACAACTGGGATTTAAGTGTATTAAGAGCCACTTCCATTGTAAAAATTATAGTTTCCAATAGTAAAATGGATCCCACCCGCCTCGCAGCATCAGGCAGGGCTGAATATTTCCCTATTGATTCATCAAATACAGCAGAAGCACGAAAAAAGAATCGAAGAACTGAAATTATACTTACCCCAAAACTTGATGAAATATTAAAGGTTTTAGAAACCAATTAA
- a CDS encoding S9 family peptidase, whose product MLVNFKVKWFAPLFLSYTMSFAQTNIRFKYPETPTVDQQDDYFGTIVKDPYRWLEDDTAAKVKAWVVAQNKVTEDYLSQIPFREKMRKRISDFINFPKYTSPFRVGDKYIFSRNNGLQNQPVFYVQNGLSGTPEVLIDPNKFADDGTVAITLNGTSKDGKYLAYSISSSGSDWQRIEIIEIATKKVLEDKINWVKFPSPAWFGNGFYYSGYAVPEKGKELSMKNEFQKIYYHKLGEPQSKDKLIYEDLRHPQRYVHAQVTEDENYILLYVRDVGKDGMQVLYKPATQLNSDFKILFEGFDYDYEVINAVGDMFLVNTNNQAPNNKIVLVDPLNPKQDKWKTIVPEKAEIIKQTSTLGGKLFVNYLKDVSSRVLQYDYYGKDEVEVPLPGLGTVEIEGGARNDKFLFYTFTSFIYPPTVFKYELSNKQALIFAKPEVKFNVDDYETKQVFYSSKDGTKIPLFITNKKGIKLTSDNPTLLFAYGGFNLSKYPEFNAPLMALLEAGGVYAHANIRGGGEYGENWHKAGMQLNKQNVFDDFIAAAEYLIAQKYTNPQKLAIIGRSNGGLLIGAVMNQRPDLFKVAFPKVGVMDMLRFQKFTVGWGWINDYGSSDSLRHFKNLYGYSPLHNIHQNVEYPAVMVTTADHDDRVVPAHSFKYIATLQEKHKGPNPSLIRIDFNAGHGATGKPTSKIIAEDTDIYSFMLYNMGVKY is encoded by the coding sequence ATGCTAGTTAATTTTAAAGTAAAATGGTTTGCACCCTTATTTTTAAGCTATACCATGTCTTTTGCTCAAACTAATATTCGATTTAAATATCCTGAAACTCCAACGGTCGATCAACAAGATGATTACTTTGGAACTATAGTCAAAGATCCTTATCGCTGGCTCGAAGACGATACAGCTGCAAAAGTGAAAGCATGGGTTGTTGCACAAAATAAAGTTACAGAAGACTATTTAAGTCAAATTCCCTTTCGCGAAAAAATGCGAAAACGTATTAGCGATTTTATTAATTTCCCAAAATATACATCACCTTTTAGAGTAGGTGATAAGTATATTTTCAGTCGCAATAATGGGTTGCAAAATCAACCTGTTTTCTATGTGCAAAATGGTCTTTCTGGAACACCGGAAGTTTTAATTGACCCCAATAAATTTGCAGATGATGGTACTGTTGCAATAACACTCAATGGTACTTCAAAAGACGGGAAATACCTCGCTTATTCTATTTCAAGTTCAGGTAGTGATTGGCAACGAATTGAGATCATTGAAATTGCAACAAAAAAGGTATTGGAAGACAAAATTAATTGGGTGAAATTTCCAAGTCCTGCGTGGTTTGGCAATGGTTTTTATTATAGTGGTTATGCGGTTCCTGAAAAGGGAAAGGAACTTAGTATGAAGAATGAGTTTCAAAAAATTTATTACCATAAATTAGGCGAGCCTCAGTCGAAAGATAAATTAATTTATGAAGACCTACGACATCCTCAACGATACGTGCATGCCCAAGTAACCGAAGATGAGAATTATATTTTGTTGTACGTAAGAGATGTTGGTAAGGACGGTATGCAAGTGCTGTATAAACCAGCGACACAACTTAACTCAGATTTTAAAATACTTTTCGAAGGTTTCGATTACGATTATGAGGTAATTAATGCAGTTGGAGACATGTTTTTAGTTAATACCAATAATCAAGCACCTAATAATAAAATTGTACTGGTTGATCCGCTAAATCCGAAACAAGATAAATGGAAAACCATAGTCCCCGAAAAAGCTGAAATTATTAAACAAACAAGCACTCTTGGTGGAAAATTATTTGTGAATTACCTCAAAGATGTAAGTAGCAGGGTATTGCAATACGACTATTATGGAAAGGATGAAGTAGAGGTTCCTTTGCCGGGTCTTGGTACGGTTGAAATTGAGGGAGGAGCTAGAAATGATAAATTTTTGTTTTACACATTTACCTCTTTTATTTATCCGCCTACAGTTTTTAAATATGAATTGTCGAACAAGCAAGCTTTAATTTTTGCCAAACCTGAAGTTAAATTTAATGTAGACGATTACGAAACCAAACAGGTTTTTTATTCTAGTAAAGACGGTACTAAAATTCCTTTGTTTATTACCAATAAGAAAGGAATAAAATTAACCTCCGATAACCCTACTTTACTTTTTGCCTACGGTGGGTTTAATCTCAGTAAGTATCCCGAATTCAATGCCCCTCTAATGGCATTGCTTGAAGCCGGAGGAGTATATGCTCATGCGAATATCCGAGGAGGTGGCGAATATGGAGAAAATTGGCACAAAGCAGGAATGCAACTAAACAAGCAAAATGTATTTGACGATTTTATTGCTGCAGCTGAATATTTAATAGCTCAGAAATACACAAATCCTCAAAAGCTAGCGATTATAGGTAGGTCCAACGGTGGTTTGCTGATTGGAGCCGTTATGAATCAGCGTCCTGATTTATTTAAAGTGGCTTTTCCAAAAGTAGGGGTTATGGATATGTTGCGTTTTCAAAAGTTCACAGTTGGGTGGGGATGGATTAACGATTATGGTTCAAGCGATAGCTTGCGCCATTTCAAAAATTTGTATGGCTATTCACCCTTGCATAATATTCACCAAAATGTAGAATATCCGGCGGTTATGGTTACCACCGCCGATCACGACGATAGAGTTGTACCTGCACATTCGTTTAAATATATTGCTACCCTGCAAGAAAAACACAAAGGGCCCAATCCATCATTGATTCGTATCGATTTTAATGCAGGACATGGTGCAACCGGTAAGCCAACTTCTAAAATTATTGCAGAAGATACCGATATATATTCGTTTATGCTGTACAACATGGGGGTAAAATATTAG
- a CDS encoding NADH-quinone oxidoreductase subunit B gives MAVDIRADYKPEGIEGAGFFATKLDDVVGLARKNSLWPLPFATSCCGIEFMATMASTYDLARFGSERLSFSPRQADLLMVMGTISKKMGPVLRQVYEQMAEPKWVLSMGACACTGGIFDTYSVLQGIDRIIPVDVYIPGCPPRPEQVLDGVMKIQELVQNESRRRRETPEYKAMLAEYGII, from the coding sequence ATGGCTGTAGATATTAGAGCTGATTATAAACCCGAAGGAATAGAAGGTGCCGGTTTTTTTGCAACCAAACTAGATGATGTAGTTGGTCTTGCTAGAAAGAATTCTTTATGGCCTCTTCCTTTTGCTACTTCTTGTTGTGGTATTGAGTTTATGGCTACCATGGCAAGTACTTACGATTTGGCTCGATTTGGCTCAGAACGTCTTAGTTTTTCACCGCGACAAGCCGATTTGTTAATGGTAATGGGAACCATTTCAAAAAAAATGGGACCGGTATTACGACAAGTTTATGAACAAATGGCCGAACCTAAATGGGTATTGAGCATGGGTGCCTGTGCATGTACCGGTGGAATATTTGATACTTATAGTGTTTTACAAGGAATAGATAGAATTATTCCAGTGGATGTATATATTCCCGGTTGCCCACCACGTCCTGAGCAAGTACTCGATGGTGTTATGAAGATTCAAGAACTCGTGCAAAATGAATCCCGACGAAGACGAGAAACTCCTGAATACAAAGCCATGTTAGCCGAATACGGCATTATTTAA
- a CDS encoding NADH-quinone oxidoreductase subunit C, which yields MTKENQLQIAESLKAHFGDDILSTETPFDFLTITVKKEKIKDVVQFLYNDESLQFRFLTDICAVHFPDASEKFQVVYHLHNLVNNYRLRLKVNMNGEHPELETLTTIFPGANWMERETFDFYGIHFKGHPNLKRILNVDDMLIHPLRKEFPLEDQVRLDKNDAQFGR from the coding sequence ATGACAAAAGAAAACCAGCTTCAAATTGCCGAATCACTTAAAGCACATTTTGGAGATGATATTTTAAGTACTGAAACTCCTTTTGATTTTCTAACGATTACGGTTAAGAAGGAAAAGATAAAAGATGTTGTACAGTTTTTATATAACGATGAATCCCTTCAATTTCGGTTTCTAACCGATATATGTGCAGTGCATTTTCCGGATGCTTCTGAGAAGTTTCAAGTGGTGTATCACTTGCATAACCTTGTAAATAATTACCGCCTTCGATTGAAAGTAAATATGAATGGAGAGCATCCAGAATTGGAAACCCTTACTACAATTTTTCCAGGTGCAAATTGGATGGAGCGCGAAACATTTGACTTTTATGGGATACATTTTAAAGGACATCCCAACCTAAAACGCATTTTAAATGTGGATGATATGCTAATCCATCCGCTTAGAAAGGAATTTCCTTTGGAAGACCAGGTACGACTCGATAAAAATGATGCACAGTTTGGACGATAA
- a CDS encoding peptidylprolyl isomerase produces the protein MKKTTLLLLSLGLFTSSTFSQKTKKQEKPVITANATDSVVQISTTLGIIKVKLYNETPIHRDNFLKLVREKTLDSTLFHRVISNFMIQGGDVTSKNATPEAMLGNGDVGYTLPAEIKPAFFHKKGALAAARQGDNVNPLKASSGCQFYIVQGNKFAPSDLDAMESRHNMQLKQGLFQQIIMRPENDALKNRFIANQQNQNQDTLAVLNKIAEELTNAEAAKLVPFKYTEEQRKVYSEIGGTPHLDGVYTVFGEVMEGLDVIDKIAAVEKGSNDRPKQDLRMFCKIIH, from the coding sequence ATGAAAAAAACAACCTTGTTACTTCTATCGTTGGGATTATTTACATCAAGTACATTTTCTCAGAAAACAAAAAAACAAGAAAAGCCTGTTATTACTGCCAATGCAACTGATAGTGTTGTACAAATTTCAACCACCCTTGGAATCATCAAAGTAAAACTCTACAATGAAACACCAATTCATAGAGATAATTTTTTAAAACTCGTACGTGAAAAAACACTCGATAGTACGTTGTTTCACAGAGTTATCAGCAATTTTATGATTCAAGGGGGCGATGTAACCAGCAAAAATGCAACACCCGAAGCGATGCTAGGTAATGGTGATGTAGGCTATACCTTACCTGCAGAAATTAAACCTGCATTTTTTCACAAAAAGGGAGCACTGGCTGCTGCTCGTCAAGGCGATAATGTTAATCCATTAAAAGCTTCTAGCGGCTGCCAATTTTATATCGTTCAAGGAAATAAATTCGCACCCAGCGATTTAGATGCTATGGAAAGCCGACACAACATGCAATTAAAGCAAGGTTTATTTCAACAAATAATTATGCGTCCCGAGAATGATGCGCTTAAAAATAGATTTATAGCGAATCAACAAAATCAAAATCAAGATACCCTAGCTGTTTTAAATAAAATAGCTGAAGAGTTAACGAATGCCGAAGCTGCTAAGTTGGTCCCTTTCAAATATACCGAAGAACAAAGAAAGGTGTATAGTGAAATAGGTGGAACTCCTCACCTCGATGGAGTATACACTGTTTTTGGTGAAGTAATGGAAGGTTTGGATGTAATCGACAAAATCGCTGCAGTTGAAAAGGGAAGTAATGATCGCCCTAAACAAGATTTACGAATGTTTTGTAAAATAATTCATTAA
- a CDS encoding NADH-quinone oxidoreductase subunit A, with protein sequence MTNQSVLLDYFPIALMAIVALGFVLLVMALTHWMGPKRKSKIKLESFECGIESQGNARMPFSIKYFLVAILFVLFDVEVIFMYPWAVNFKELGMLGFVEMLLFIFFLLVGFYYIIKKGALKWE encoded by the coding sequence ATGACAAACCAAAGCGTATTGCTCGATTATTTTCCAATTGCACTGATGGCCATAGTTGCCCTCGGTTTTGTGTTGCTGGTGATGGCACTCACCCATTGGATGGGTCCTAAAAGAAAATCAAAAATTAAATTGGAGTCTTTCGAATGCGGTATCGAATCTCAAGGTAATGCACGAATGCCTTTTAGTATTAAGTATTTCTTAGTAGCGATTTTATTTGTTCTTTTTGATGTGGAGGTAATATTCATGTACCCATGGGCTGTGAATTTTAAAGAACTTGGAATGCTTGGATTTGTTGAAATGTTACTGTTTATATTCTTTTTATTGGTAGGATTTTATTACATCATTAAAAAGGGTGCACTTAAATGGGAATAA
- a CDS encoding T9SS type A sorting domain-containing protein, translating to MKKFLLTLITMGAFAGLANAQCTELFISEYQEGYNNNKALEIFNPTANAITLTGNYRIVRWSNGSNVSDADVDYVQPLSGTIQSGGTFSAILDKRVVTATGADTILWAALLAKADSLVNAGIGAYYSPIYGAAGSNVQGSKCIVWNGDDAVSLQKNNAGTWSDIDIFGKRGERPTNGNGTFSPTGGWTDTSPFATGIGAYLSKDKTLLRNFSVQQGVSTNPALFDALAEWDSVFVNSFTNLGYHECLCTVGLKELKNGAKASIYPNPANTGTVYVRTAEAIESIQLINTLGEVVFSDNVNSMNKTYTLSTQNFSKGIYTVSILLKNGYKTANKVAIQ from the coding sequence ATGAAAAAATTTTTACTTACTTTAATTACAATGGGCGCTTTTGCAGGATTGGCAAATGCTCAATGCACCGAGTTATTTATTTCGGAGTACCAAGAAGGTTACAACAACAATAAAGCACTCGAAATTTTCAATCCAACAGCGAATGCTATTACTTTAACCGGAAACTATAGAATAGTTCGATGGAGTAATGGTAGCAACGTTTCCGATGCTGATGTTGATTATGTTCAACCTTTGAGTGGAACAATTCAATCCGGTGGAACTTTTTCGGCGATACTCGATAAGCGTGTTGTAACTGCTACTGGTGCTGACACAATTTTATGGGCAGCTTTATTAGCAAAAGCAGATAGTTTAGTAAATGCAGGGATAGGAGCATATTATTCACCAATTTACGGAGCTGCAGGTTCCAATGTACAAGGATCTAAGTGTATAGTTTGGAATGGTGATGATGCTGTTTCTTTGCAAAAAAACAATGCTGGTACTTGGTCTGATATCGATATTTTTGGAAAAAGAGGTGAGCGTCCTACAAATGGAAATGGTACTTTTAGTCCTACCGGTGGTTGGACAGATACTTCACCATTCGCAACCGGAATAGGTGCTTATTTATCAAAAGACAAAACCTTATTGCGTAATTTTTCTGTTCAACAAGGAGTTTCAACGAACCCTGCATTATTTGATGCATTGGCTGAGTGGGATTCTGTTTTTGTAAATAGCTTTACCAATTTAGGATATCATGAGTGTTTATGTACCGTAGGTTTAAAAGAACTTAAAAATGGAGCAAAGGCTAGCATTTATCCCAACCCTGCTAATACCGGTACAGTTTACGTGCGCACAGCAGAAGCTATTGAGTCAATTCAATTGATTAATACACTAGGAGAGGTTGTATTTAGTGACAATGTAAATAGCATGAATAAAACATATACACTTTCTACTCAAAATTTTTCGAAAGGCATTTATACTGTATCCATTTTATTGAAGAATGGATACAAAACTGCCAACAAAGTTGCAATTCAGTAA